The genomic stretch AAGGTCAGCGGCGTCTCGGGCTGGTGGAGCAAGACGATGACGCTCTACGGGACGCAATTCGGCGCCACGGTGGCCAAGCCGCTGATGACGATCGCCTATACCTACGGCAACACCAAGGATCCCAAGGGCTACGGCACCACCATCGTCAGCACGCTCACCACCAATTCAAGCGGCCAGACCGTCTCCACCATGGTGCAGAAACAGGTCTGCTCCGTCGGCAACAACCCGCCCAACGGGGTGGCGCTCAAGCAGGATTCGTACGGCACGAACTATTACTGCGTCGATACGATGTATCCGGCCAACAGCGCCGGCGCGGCCATCGACGTCAGCCAGATGGGCGGTCTCTATCTGCAGATGAACGTGCCGTCGGGCAACCCGCAGAACCTCTATTCGAACGACCCGAACACGTCCAACCGGCTCTACAGCGGAACAACCGCCAACAGCCTGGTCGAGACCGCCACCGGCCAGACCGTCGACATCTTCTCCATCGTGCCATGCGGGCAGACGGGCTATCAGGCCTGGGAAGACGGCGGAACCACGGTGCCGGCCGCGCCGTCCAATGCCGACTTCTTCTACAACGTCACCGGCAAGTGCGACTTCAACCAGCGGCCCTCGCTGACGGCGCTGACGCAGTAGGGCGCTGCTAATCTCCCCCCTCGAGGGGGAGATGTCGCCGAAGGCGACAGAGGCGGTCGGCACGACCGGACGCCAACCTTCAAATGCCGCAAAAGGCCGCGCCCAGCCGGACCGACGCCCTCTGGCCTCCCGGCCATCTCCCCCTCGAGGGGGGAGATCGGCTATCATGGCGGCCTTCAACGTCATCAGCCCCTGGAGAGAATTCCGATGTCCGATCCCGTGACACGCGTATCCATTCTGCGCTGCGATGCTGCGAAGTTCGCGCTGTTGCGAGAGATGATGCTGGAGGCCGAAGCAGATCTTCGGCCCGGCATCGAGGCCATGCCAGGGCTGCTCAGCTTTTACGC from Mesorhizobium sp. 113-3-3 encodes the following:
- a CDS encoding TadE/TadG family type IV pilus assembly protein, which translates into the protein MLKVAGGFARSRSGSMMPLFFLSLVPLITVVGFSVDYTDAVQTRSNMQEALDAATLAITTLPPATTLPARQQALQDNFTANNGEGTTTLVNFNVAADGTVTAQTSASYAMPTDFMTIARIATVPVAVTSGVHKAPGLVQATFKVSGVSGWWSKTMTLYGTQFGATVAKPLMTIAYTYGNTKDPKGYGTTIVSTLTTNSSGQTVSTMVQKQVCSVGNNPPNGVALKQDSYGTNYYCVDTMYPANSAGAAIDVSQMGGLYLQMNVPSGNPQNLYSNDPNTSNRLYSGTTANSLVETATGQTVDIFSIVPCGQTGYQAWEDGGTTVPAAPSNADFFYNVTGKCDFNQRPSLTALTQ